The Armatimonadota bacterium genome segment GGCCGCGTTGGGAGCGCTCCTATTCCGCAGGCGCGTCACCGGGGTCTATATCTCCCTCATCACACAGGCCCTCGCCCTGGCCTTCTCCACGCTTTTGATCAGCCAGCAGGGGCTTACCGGAGGGTTCAACGGGCTCACGAACTTCCGCACCTTCCTGGGCCGGGATGTGACGTCTCCCGAGTTCCTCCGGATTCTCTACTGGGTGACGGTCCTTGTGGTGCTCGCCGCGGTGGCGGGCACACGCGGGTTGCTCAGGACGGACTTCGGGCGCTTGCTTTTGGCGGTCCGCGATGCGGAAAACCGGGTTCGCTTCCTGGGCTACGATCCCACCCCACCCAAGGTGGTCGCCTTTGCTCTCTCCGCCCTTCTGGCCGGGGTGGGGGGCGCCCTCTTCACGCTCCACCTGGGAGTGATCTCCCCTGCCATGGTGGGGGTCGTACCCTCCATCGAGATGGTGATCTGGGCCGCGGTGGGCGGAAGAACGAACCCTGTAGGCGCCGTGGCCGCCGCGGTGGCCATCAACCTGGTGAAGGATCGGATCAGCAGCGCGTTCCCGGATGCCTGGTTGTATCTCGCGGGGTTGCTGTTTGTCGCCACCGTTCTCGTTGGCCCCGTGGCGAGCCGGTGGTGGGGAGGGCTCCGCGCCAGAATGTCTTCTCGACGCGTGGAGGGGGAAGTGGTCTATGTCCCGTGAGTTCCTCTCGGTGCAGGGGATCACGGTCCTCTACGAAGGGTTTCGGGCCCTGAACGAGGTCCATCTCCGGTTGCACCCCGGGGAGGTACGCGTGCTGGTCGGCCCCAACGGGGCAGGAAAATCTACCCTGCTGGACGTCATCGCGGGACGGGTCCGGCCCGCCTCTGGGCGGATCCTCCTGGACGGGAGGGACATCACGCGGTGCAGCGAGCGGGAACGGGCGCGGTTGGGGATCCAGCGAAAGTTCCAGACGCCAAGCGTACTGGAAGAGCTCACCGTAGAGGAGAACGTGCGACTCGCGATACGGGCGGCAGAGGGCTGGACGCGCCTCGTCGCCCGCCCTGCGCCCGAAGTGGGGGGTGTCGTGGAGTCGGTCCTGCGGACCGTCGGACTCGATTCCAAACGTCATCTGCGGGCCGGGGCCCTTTCCCACGGCGAGAAGCAGTGGCTTGAGATCGCCATGGTGACCGCTGCGGGGCCTCGCCTCCTCCTGTTGGACGAGCCCACCGCGGGCATGACCCGCGGCGAAACCGAGCAGACCGCGGAGCTGGTACGCGCACTCGGGGAGCGCTACACGGTGCTCGTAGTCGAGCACGACATGGAATTCGTGGGGATGCTGCGGGCTCCCGTGACCGTCCTGCACATGGGTCAGGTCCTGCGGGAGGGAAGCCTGGAAGAGATCCGGTCGGATCCGGAGGTCCGTGCCGTCTACCTGGGGAGGGTGGAAGCAAGATGCTGAGAGTGGTCGGGGTGTCGGCCGCGTACGGGGAGAGCCCCGTCCTGTGGGACGTACACCTCGAGGTGGGGCGGGGGGAGGCGGTGTGCCTCCTCGGCCGGAACGGAGTCGGCAAAACGACCCTGCTGCGCGCGATCGTGGGGCTGCACCCAGTCCGACGGGGCGCCATCTGGCTTGATGAAGAGGAAGTTTCCCTCCTGCCGCCCTACCAGCGCGCGCGCCGTGGGTTGGCATACGTGCCGCAGGGGAGGGGCATCCTCCCGCACCTCACGGTGGAGGAGAACCTGCGGGTGGCCGCGGCCGCCTGCGCGGGCGGAGAAGCGGAGGCCCGTCTGGAGGAAGCCGCGGACCGTTTCCCGGTCCTGCGGCACCTGTGGCGACGAAAGGGCGGGCTCCTCTCGGGTGGCGAGCAGCAGCTCCTGGCCATCGCCCGGGCCCTCGTGATGCGGCCTCGATTCCTGCTGTTGGACGAACCCACGGAGGGCATCCAGCCATCCCTGGTCGACGAGATCGGCGAAATCCTCCGGCGGATCCGGGAGCGGGAGGGGATCGGGCTCCTGCTCGTGGAGCAGTACCTGGAGTTTGCGTGGTCGCTCACGGACCGGTTCTACGTGCTGCAGAAAGGTCGCGTGGTAAGGGAAGGGATCACCCACCGGACCGCTCCGGGGGAGGTGGCGCACCTGCTCAGCATGTAGGGAGGAGGAAGCGGATGCGACTCACGGAGCGGGAGATCGACAAGCTCCTCATCTTCGTGGCGGCGGAGGTGGCCCGGCGCCGCCGGGCCCGCGGCCTCAAGCTGAACTACCCGGAGGCTGTGGCGCTCATCACCGCGGAGGTCCTGGAGGGAATCCGAGATGGAAGGAGCGTTCCGGAGCTCATGCAGCTCGGACGCAAGGTCCTCACGCGGGAGGACGTCCTAGAGGGGGTGCCCGAGATGATCCGGGAGATCCAGGTAGAGGGGACATTTCCCGACGGTACCAAACTCGTGACCATTCACGATCCGATCCCTTAAGGAGGTGTTCCGTGCGAATGAGGATCTGCGCGATGTTGGGAATCCTAGGCAGCCTGCTGGCCACGCCCGCCTGGGCGCACGTGGGGGTCGGCCCCACGTCCGGGTTCTCCTCCGGGGCACTCCACCCCTTGGGGGGAGTGGACCACTGGGTGGCTATGGTGGCGGTGGGAATCTGGGCGCGGTTTCTGGGAGGACGTGGGACCCTCATGGTACCGCTCGGGTTCCTCGCCAGCATGATCCTGGGCAGCCTGGTCGGAATGCAGGGCCGTGCCGTCCTCTTTGCGGAGACCGGGATCCTCGCATCCCTCGTCTTCTTCGGGGGCCTCCTGTTGGCGGCCGTGAGCCTTCCGGTTTGGCTTGGCTCGACACTCGTCGCCCTGTTCGCCTTCTTCCATGGCCACGCCCATGGCACGGAAGTCCCGCCGGGCGCGATGGGGTGGTCCTACGTTTTGGGGTTCGTGGCCGCCACGGCCCTCCTCCACCTCCTCGGGATCCTCCTCGGCGAGGGACTGTTGCGGGGCGGTGACCGCTTGCGGCGCCGCGATCTTCTGGTTCGCCTGGCGGGGCTCGGTGTGCTGGTGCTGGCCGTGGGAGGGATGCGGGCGTGATCCCGGGAGAGATTTGGGTGCAGGAAGGAGAAATCGTGCTCAATGAGGGCCGCAGGAAGGTACGCCTGCGCGTGGAGAACACCGGGGACCGGCCCATCCAGGTGGGTTCCCACGCGCACTTCTTTGAGGTGAACCGCGCCCTTCGGTTCGATCGCACGCAGGCGTATGGATTCCGGTTGGACATCCCTGCCGGCACCGCGGTCCGGTTCGAGCCCGGTCAGGTTCGGGAGGTGGAACTGGTGGAACTGGCCGGAGAGAGAAAGGTGTACGGGATGAATGGACTCGTGATGGGATCCCTGGAGCTTTATCGAGAGCAGGCTTTCGAAAGAGCCCGGGAGAGGGGGTTTCTATGAGGATTTCCCGGCGCGCGTATGCGGACCTGTACGGGCCGACCAAGGGCGACCGGATCCGCCTGGCGGACACGGACCTCGTGCTGGAAGTCGAGGAGGACTGGAGGGTTCCGGGGGAAGAGGTGGTCTTCGGAGGCGGCAAGGTGGTCCGGGACGGAATGGGCCAGTCTCAGAGGTCCCGGGCCGAGGGGAGCCCGGATCTGGTCATCACCAACGTGGTGGTGCTGGACTACTGGGGCGTGGTGAAAGCGGATGTGGGCATCCGGGACGGCCGCATCGTGGCCATCGGGAAGGCGGGAAACCCCGAGATCCAGGACGGTGTGACCCCCGGCCTGGAGATCGGGCCTGGCACCGAGATCCTCAGCGGGGAGGGGAAGATCCTCACGGCGGGGGGGATCGACGCCCATGTCCACTTCATCTGTCCACAACAGGCGTGGGAGGCCCTCTGCAGCGGGATCACCACCATGATCGGAGGCGGCACGGGCCCCGCGGAGGGAACTAAGGCCACCACCTGTACCCCAGGCCCCTGGTACCTCGCCCGGATGATGGAGGCGGTGGAGGCCCTGCCTTTGAACTTCGGATTCCTCGGAAAGGGGAACGCCTCCACACGGGCCCCTCTGGAAGAGCAGATCCTGGCAGGAGCTGTGGGGCTCAAACTCCACGAGGACTGGGGATGCACGCCTGCGGCGATCGACGCCGCCCTCTCCGTGGCCGAGGATTACGACGTGCAGATTGCGATCCACACGGACACCCTGAACGAGAGCGGTTTCGTGGAGGACACTCTGGCCGCCTTCCGCGGCCGCACCATCCACACCTACCACTCGGAGGGAGCAGGCGGAGGCCACGCCCCGGATATCCTCCGGGTGGTCGGCTATCCGAACGTTCTGCCTAGCAGCACGAACCCCACCATGCCCTACACGGTCAACACCCTGGAGGAGCACCTGGACATGCTCATGGTCTGCCACCACCTGAACCCTCAGGTCCCTGAGGACGTGGCGTTTGCGGAGTCGCGGATCCGGCCGGAGACCATGGCTGCGGAGGACGTCCTGCACGACCTGGGAGCCATCAGCATGATGAGCAGCGACTCCCAGGCCATGGGGCGGGTGGGAGAAGTCATCCTCCGGACATGGCAGACCGCGCACAAGATGAAGCGTGAGCGCGGCCCGCTGCCGGAGGACTCCCAACGCAACGACAACTTCCGGATCCGGCGCTACCTGGCGAAGTACACCATCAACCCCTCCATCGCCCACGGGATCGCGGAGTACGTGGGGTCTGTGGAGGTAGGGAAGATCGCGGATCTGGTCCTCTGGCGGCCTGCCTTCTTCGGGGTCAAGCCGGACGTGGTGATCAAGGGGGGCGTCATCGTCGCCTCCCTCATGGGGGACCCGAACGCTTCCATCCCCACTCCGGAGCCGGTCCGCTACCGGCCGATGTTCGGCGCCCTGGGGCGGTGCCGGGAAGCGGTGGCGTTCACCTTCGTCTCCTCGGTCTCCCTGGAGCGCGGCACCCTCTCCTCCCGGCTGCGGCGGCAGGTGCTCCCGGTTCGGGGCACGAGGACGGTGACGAAACGGGACATGAAGCTCAACGACGCCCTACCCCGGGTGGAGGTGGATCCGGACAGCTACGAGGTGCGGGTGGACGGAGTCCGGGTGACGAGCGAGGCGGCCCGGGTCCTGCCGCTCGCCCAGCGCTACTTCCTGTTCTAGGAGGCTGTCTATGAAACGCAGAACGTGCGGCGAGGGACCGGGGTCCCCCAAAATCGCGCCAGCGGTTTTGGGATTGGTCTAGCCATGATGATCACGGAACTGCCCTCCGGATCGGAGCCCCCGGGGCTGCGGGTGGTGGAGATCCCCATGACCGCGGAGGAGCGATGCCACATCCGACGCCGGGTGGTGGCGCCGGATGGTACGGTGCTGCTGCTTGCTCTCCCCACGGGAACCGTGCTCCGGCCCGGGCAGATCCTGGCGGTACGGGGGAGCGTGGCCTACCGGGTGGCCGCGGCGGAGGAGGACGTTCTGGTGGTGCGCCCGCGGGATCTGGAGGAAGCCGTGCGGATCGGGCACTTCTTCGGGAACCTGCACCGGGCGCTTGAGGTACAGGGCGGGGAGGTGGTCGTCCTCTGGGACGAAGCCCTCTTTGCGCGCGTCCAACAGGCGGGATGGCGGGCGGAACGCGACCGCCGCCCGTTTCACGGACAGATGCAGGGAGGCCACCGACACCCATGATGCCCCGGGACCTTCTCACCCTGTTCCAGTGGTTCGACTCCCAGTTCCCCGTGGGGGCCTATGCCCACTCGGGAGGCCTGGAGGCCTACGCACAGCGCGGAGCAGGGCCGAGGGAGGTACGGCGGCTCGCGGAGGTGTTTGTGGAGTTCGGCGCGCTCCGGCTGGATCTCGCCGCCTGCGCCCTGGCCTGGCGGACGGCGCCGGACGGAGTGGCCCTGGACCGGCTCGCCTCGGAGTTGACCGCCTGGCGGGCCATTCCCGGCGCGCGGGAGTCCAGCCTGAAGATGGGCCGTCGGTGGCTCCGCATGGTGCGGCGTCTGTACCCTTCCCTGGAGCTCCCTGCCCTCCGGCACCCCCACCATGCGGTGGTGGTGGGATGCTGGGCGCGGCTCGTGGGGATTCCGGAGCGGGCGCTCCTGCTCGCCTACGGGCACAGCGCCCTCACCGCCCTCCTCTACGCCGCAACCCGGTGCATGCCTGTGAGTCCAGAGCAGGTGCAGGAAATGCTTCGGGACCTCCAGGAAGGGCTTGTGGCGCGGGTGGGGGAGGTGGTGGAGGATCCGTCCCGCCACCTCTGGAGCTGCACCCCTGCCTGGGACATCCGTGCCCATGAGCAGGCGCTGCTGCCGACGCGCCTGTTTCAGAGCTAGCTCCGCACAGGAAAGGAGGTGTGCGCGGTGCGACCGGCCCGGATCGGAGTGGCGGGTCCCGTGGGATCCGGGAAGACCGCACTCCTGGATGCCTTGTGCAAGGCCATGCGCGATCACTACCGGATCGCGGTGATCACCAATGACATCTACACCTACGAGGATGCGGAGTTCCTGGTGCGGTCCGGGGCGCTCCCCGCGGACCGGATCCTGGGGGTTCAGACAGGCGGGTGCCCGCACACCGCCATCCGGGAGGACCCCTCCATCAATCAGGAGGCCGTGGAGGAGATGCTGCGCCGGTTCCCCGATCTGGATCTCCTGTTCCTGGAATCCGGAGGGGACAACCTGGCCGCCAGTTTCAGCCCGGAGCTGGTGGACGTGTTCATCTACGTGATCGACGTGGCAGCGGGAGACAAGATTCCCCGAAAGGGCGGTCCCGGGATCACCCGGAGCGATCTGCTGGTGATCAACAAGATCGACCTGGCGCCGCTGGTGGGGGCGGATCTCCAGGTGATGGAACGGGACGCCCGTCGTCAGCGGGGGGATCGCCCCTTCGTGTTCACCAACCTGAAAACAGGGGAGGGCCTTGAGCACGTCCTCCGGTGGATCCGGGAGGAGGTCCTGTTCGAAGGAGAGGTGCCCCCATCGGTCCTGTGACCCTGGAGGACCAGAAGTGGGATTCCGCGGGGGTAGACGGCCGGCTCCGGGTGTCCCTGATCCGTCGGGGAAGACGAACCGTGATCGCGGACCTGGAAGGTAGCGGCCCGCTGCGCGTGGTCCGGCCCTTCCCCCTCGAAGAGGATCGGATCCTCCTCCAGCTCCTCACCGTGGGCCCGGGCCTCCTTGCAGGGGATCGGTA includes the following:
- a CDS encoding urease subunit gamma, with protein sequence MRLTEREIDKLLIFVAAEVARRRRARGLKLNYPEAVALITAEVLEGIRDGRSVPELMQLGRKVLTREDVLEGVPEMIREIQVEGTFPDGTKLVTIHDPIP
- the urtE gene encoding urea ABC transporter ATP-binding subunit UrtE, with the translated sequence MLRVVGVSAAYGESPVLWDVHLEVGRGEAVCLLGRNGVGKTTLLRAIVGLHPVRRGAIWLDEEEVSLLPPYQRARRGLAYVPQGRGILPHLTVEENLRVAAAACAGGEAEARLEEAADRFPVLRHLWRRKGGLLSGGEQQLLAIARALVMRPRFLLLDEPTEGIQPSLVDEIGEILRRIREREGIGLLLVEQYLEFAWSLTDRFYVLQKGRVVREGITHRTAPGEVAHLLSM
- the ureG gene encoding urease accessory protein UreG is translated as MRPARIGVAGPVGSGKTALLDALCKAMRDHYRIAVITNDIYTYEDAEFLVRSGALPADRILGVQTGGCPHTAIREDPSINQEAVEEMLRRFPDLDLLFLESGGDNLAASFSPELVDVFIYVIDVAAGDKIPRKGGPGITRSDLLVINKIDLAPLVGADLQVMERDARRQRGDRPFVFTNLKTGEGLEHVLRWIREEVLFEGEVPPSVL
- a CDS encoding urease subunit beta produces the protein MQEGEIVLNEGRRKVRLRVENTGDRPIQVGSHAHFFEVNRALRFDRTQAYGFRLDIPAGTAVRFEPGQVREVELVELAGERKVYGMNGLVMGSLELYREQAFERARERGFL
- a CDS encoding HupE/UreJ family protein, with the translated sequence MRICAMLGILGSLLATPAWAHVGVGPTSGFSSGALHPLGGVDHWVAMVAVGIWARFLGGRGTLMVPLGFLASMILGSLVGMQGRAVLFAETGILASLVFFGGLLLAAVSLPVWLGSTLVALFAFFHGHAHGTEVPPGAMGWSYVLGFVAATALLHLLGILLGEGLLRGGDRLRRRDLLVRLAGLGVLVLAVGGMRA
- a CDS encoding urease subunit alpha; the protein is MRISRRAYADLYGPTKGDRIRLADTDLVLEVEEDWRVPGEEVVFGGGKVVRDGMGQSQRSRAEGSPDLVITNVVVLDYWGVVKADVGIRDGRIVAIGKAGNPEIQDGVTPGLEIGPGTEILSGEGKILTAGGIDAHVHFICPQQAWEALCSGITTMIGGGTGPAEGTKATTCTPGPWYLARMMEAVEALPLNFGFLGKGNASTRAPLEEQILAGAVGLKLHEDWGCTPAAIDAALSVAEDYDVQIAIHTDTLNESGFVEDTLAAFRGRTIHTYHSEGAGGGHAPDILRVVGYPNVLPSSTNPTMPYTVNTLEEHLDMLMVCHHLNPQVPEDVAFAESRIRPETMAAEDVLHDLGAISMMSSDSQAMGRVGEVILRTWQTAHKMKRERGPLPEDSQRNDNFRIRRYLAKYTINPSIAHGIAEYVGSVEVGKIADLVLWRPAFFGVKPDVVIKGGVIVASLMGDPNASIPTPEPVRYRPMFGALGRCREAVAFTFVSSVSLERGTLSSRLRRQVLPVRGTRTVTKRDMKLNDALPRVEVDPDSYEVRVDGVRVTSEAARVLPLAQRYFLF
- a CDS encoding urease accessory protein UreE, producing the protein MMITELPSGSEPPGLRVVEIPMTAEERCHIRRRVVAPDGTVLLLALPTGTVLRPGQILAVRGSVAYRVAAAEEDVLVVRPRDLEEAVRIGHFFGNLHRALEVQGGEVVVLWDEALFARVQQAGWRAERDRRPFHGQMQGGHRHP
- the urtD gene encoding urea ABC transporter ATP-binding protein UrtD, with protein sequence MSREFLSVQGITVLYEGFRALNEVHLRLHPGEVRVLVGPNGAGKSTLLDVIAGRVRPASGRILLDGRDITRCSERERARLGIQRKFQTPSVLEELTVEENVRLAIRAAEGWTRLVARPAPEVGGVVESVLRTVGLDSKRHLRAGALSHGEKQWLEIAMVTAAGPRLLLLDEPTAGMTRGETEQTAELVRALGERYTVLVVEHDMEFVGMLRAPVTVLHMGQVLREGSLEEIRSDPEVRAVYLGRVEARC
- the urtC gene encoding urea ABC transporter permease subunit UrtC translates to MGRLTKVVVACALLAAPWFLSGYDLALLGRFLALALPALGIVWTWGYAGVLNLGQGVFFGLGGYALAMHLKLAALSPGELPDFMVWNGVPALPWWWAPFRSPAFSLLAVLCLPTAAAAALGALLFRRRVTGVYISLITQALALAFSTLLISQQGLTGGFNGLTNFRTFLGRDVTSPEFLRILYWVTVLVVLAAVAGTRGLLRTDFGRLLLAVRDAENRVRFLGYDPTPPKVVAFALSALLAGVGGALFTLHLGVISPAMVGVVPSIEMVIWAAVGGRTNPVGAVAAAVAINLVKDRISSAFPDAWLYLAGLLFVATVLVGPVASRWWGGLRARMSSRRVEGEVVYVP